From the genome of Brassica oleracea var. oleracea cultivar TO1000 chromosome C4, BOL, whole genome shotgun sequence:
NNNNNNNNNNNNNNNNNNNNNNNNNNNNNNNNNNNNNNNNNNNNNNNNNNNNNNNNNNNNNNNNNNNNNNNNNNNNNNNNNNNNNNNNNNNNNNNNNNNNNNNNNNNNNNNNNNNNNNNNNNNNNNNNNNNNNNNNNNNNNNNNNNNNNNNNNNNNNNNNNNNNNNNNNNNNNNNNNNNNNNNNNNNNNNNNNNNNNNNNNNNNNNNNNNNNNNNNNNNNNNNNNNNNNNNNNNNNNNNNNNNNNNNNNNNNNNNNNNNNNNNNNNNNNNNNNNNNNNNNNNNNNNNNNNNNNNNNNNNNNNNNNNNNNNNNNNNNNNNNNNNNNNNNNNNNNNNNNNNNNNNNNNNNNNNNNNNNNNNNNNNNNNNNNNNNNNNNNNNNNNNNNNNNNNNNNNNNNNNNNNNNNNNNNNNNNNNNNNNNNNNNNNNNNNNNNNNNNNNNNNNNNNNNNNNNNNNNNNNNNNNNNNNNNNNNNNNNNNNNNNNNNNNNNNNNNNNNNNNNNNNNNNNNNNNNNNNNNNNNNNNNNNNNNNNNNNNNNNNNNNNNNNNNNNNNNNNNNNNNNNNNNNNNNNNNNNNNNNNNNNNNNNNNNNNNNNNNNNNNNNNNNNNNNNNNNNNNNNNNNNNNNNNNNNNNNNNNNNNNNNNNNNNNNNNNNNNNNNNNNNNNNNNNNNNNNNNNNNNNNNNNNNNNNNNNNNNNNNNNNNNNNNNNNNNNNNNNNNNNNNNNNNNNNNNNNNNNNNNNNNNNNNNNNNNNNNNNNNNNNNNNNNNNNNNNNNNNNNNNNNNNNNNNNNNNNNNNNNNNNNNNNNNNNNNNNNNNNNNNNNNNNNNNNNNNNNNNNNNNNNNNNNNNNNNNNNNNNNNNNNNNNNNNNNNNNNNNNNNNNNNNNNNNNNNNNNNNNNNNNNNNNNNNNNNNNNNNNNNNNNNNNNNNNNNNNNNNNNNNNNNNNNNNNNNNNNNNNNNNNNNNNNNNNNNNNNNNNNNNNNNNNNNNNNNNNNNNNNNNNNNNNNNNNNNNNNNNNNNNNNNNNNNNNNNNNNNNNNNNNNNNNNNNNNNNNNNNNNNNNNNNNNNNNNNNNNNNNNNNNNNNNNNNNNNNNNNNNNNNNNNNNNNNNNNNNNNNNNNNNNNNNNNNNNNNNNNNNNNNNNNNNNNNNNNNNNNNNNNNNNNNNNNNNNNNNNNNNNNNNNNNNNNNNNNNNNNNNNNNNNNNNNNNNNNNNNNNNNNNNNNNNNNNNNNNNNNNNNNNNNNNNNNNNNNNNNNNNNNNNNNNNNNNNNNNNNNNNNNNNNNNNNNNNNNNNNNNNNNNNNNNNNNNNNNNNNNNNNNNNNNNNNNNNNNNNNNNNNNNNNNNNNNNNNNNNNNNNNNNNNNNNNNNNNNNNNNNNNNNNNNNNNNNNNNNNNNNNNNNNNNNNNNNNNNNNNNNNNNNNNNNNNNNNNNNNNNNNNNNNNNNNNNNNNNNNNNNNNNNNNNNNNNNNNNNNNNNNNNNNNNNNNNNNNNNNNNNNNNNNNNNNNNNNNNNNNNNNNNNNNNNNNNNNNNNNNNNNNNNNNNNNNNNNNNNNNNNNNNNNNNNNNNNNNNNNNNNNNNNNNNNNNNNNNNNNNNNNNNNNNNNNNNNNNNNNNNNNNNNNNNNNNNNNNNNNNNNNNNNNNNNNNNNNNNNNNNNNNNNNNNNNNNNNNNNNNNNNNNNNNNNNNNNNNNNNNNNNNNNNNNNNNNNNNNNNNNNNNNNNNNNNNNNNNNNNNNNNNNNNNNNNNNNNNNNNNNNNNNNNNNNNNNNNNNNNNNNNNNNNNNNNNNNNNNNNNNNNNNNNNNNNNNNNNNNNNNNNNNNNNNNNNNNNNNNNNNNNNNNNNNNNNNNNNNNNNNNNNNNNNNNNNNNNNNNNNNNNNNNNNNNNNNNNNNNNNNNNNNNNNNNNNNNNNNNNNNNNNNNNNNNNNNNNNNNNNNNNNNNNNNNNNNNNNNNNNNNNNNNNNNNNNNNNNNNNNNNNNNNNNNNNNNNNNNNNNNNNNNNNNNNNNNNNNNNNNNNNNNNNNNNNNNNNNNNNNNNNNNNNNNNNNNNNNNNNNNNNNNNNNNNNNNNNNNNNNNNNNNNNNNNNNNNNNNNNNNNNNNNNNNNNNNNNNNNNNNNNNNNNNNNNNNNNNNNNNNNNNNNNNNNNNNNNNNNNNNNNNNNNNNNNNNNNNNNNNNNNNNNNNNNNNNNNNNNNNNNNNNNNNNNNNNNNNNNNNNNNNNNNNNNNNNNNNNNNNNNNNNNNNNNNNNNNNNNNNNNNNNNNNNNNNNNNNNNNNNNNNNNNNNNNNNNNNNNNNNNNNNNNNNNNNNNNNNNNNNNNNNNNNNNNNNNNNNNNNNNNNNNNNNNNNNNNNNNNNNNNNNNNNNNNNNNNNNNNNNNNNNNNNNNNNNNNNNNNNNNNNNNNNNNNNNNNNNNNNNNNNNNNNNNNNNNNNNNNNNNNNNNNNNNNNNNNNNNNNNNNNNNNNNNNNNNNNNNNNNNNNNNNNNNNNNNNNNNNNNNNNNNNNNNNNNNNNNNNNNNNNNNNNNNNNNNNNNNNNNNNNNNNNNNNNNNNNNNNNNNNNNNNNNNNNNNNNNNNNNNNNNNNNNNNNNNNNNNNNNNNNNNNNNNNNNNNNNNNNNNNNNNNNNNNNNNNNNNNNNNNNNNNNNNNNNNNNNNNNNNNNNNNNNNNNNNNNNNNNNNNNNNNNNNNNNNNNNNNNNNNNNNNNNNNNNNNNNNNNNNNNNNNNNNNNNNNNNNNNNNNNNNNNNNNNNNNNNNNNNNNNNNNNNNNNNNNNNNNNNNNNNNNNNNNNNNNNNNNNNNNNNNNNNNNNNNNNNNNNNNNNNNNNNNNNNNNNNNNNNNNNNNNNNNNNNNNNNNNNNNNNNNNNNNNNNNNNNNNNNNNNNNNNNNNNNNNNNNNNNNNNNNNNNNNNNNNNNNNNNNNNNNNNNNNNNNNNNNNNNNNNNNNNNNNNNNNNNNNNNNNNNNNNNNNNNNNNNNNNNNNNNNNNNNNNNNNNNNNNNNNNNNNNNNNNNNNNNNNNNNNNNNNNNNNNNNNNNNNNNNNNNNNNNNNNNNNNNNNNNNNNNNNNNNNNNNNNNNNNNNNNNNNNNNNNNNNNNNNNNNNNNNNNNNNNNNNNNNNNNNNNNNNNNNNNNNNNNNNNNNNNNNNNNNNNNNNNNNNNNNNNNNNNNNNNNNNNNNNNNNNNNNNNAAAAAATATTTTTATTAATATTATTAAAATATTATTTGATTTCCTATTTACATTTTTTTTATAAATTGTTATTTTTGAACTTAGCTATTTATTTGTTTGTATTATAAAAGTAAAATTACTGTTACTAAAGTATTTATAGTTTCTTATAAGTACATAATTTTAATATCACATAGATTATACTATGCTATACACTACTATGAATACTTTATTAATAATTAGTTTTATTTTTTAATAATATTAAGATAATATAATAGAAAATTGTTTTATATACATTTTTCTATGAAATTTATTTAAAGTGTGCTTTATTATTTTTCATAGTTAAGTTTTTATACAATTTTACCTGAGCGACATTGGTGTTCAAGTGGTATTTTTCAGTCTCTTTACTTTACAATGACAACCCCACAAAAATAATCTATTAAGAGAAAGTATATATGCGTACATCTCACTGAAAATCTAGACATCAACCGAAATCTTAAAAAGGGAAACGGTAGGTAGAACATTGTGGTTAGAAAAGATACAACATGCAAGAAATTTTAGTTTATAAATAAAGATTGTGGGAAAAGAAGTGAGATCATGAGCATTTTTGGCCTTTTTAATATTATCCGAAATGGAGAGGAATTATAGTAAAAGGTGTGTGATTGTGCAGATAGGGAACCTTAAGAAAGGGCTGAATCCACTGTCCATGTCTGATCTCTTCTTTACTTCGCCTTACATGTCGACAGCTCTCAAAACTGGCCTCATTACTGGGATCATAGCTCTCGCTGTAAGTTTAATACCAAACATTCTTTTGTTCATTTGGGAGAAAACGAAATAATCATGTTTTGAACAATCCAGGCCTACATAACGCCTCCTCCAGCTTAGTGATAAGCTGAGAAACTAACCAAAAAACATGCAACGTATACAAATCATAATAAGCAGCTGTTAAGGTTGAATCATGAAAAAATAATCAAAATTTAAGTAAAATTCATGTCTAAATGTAGGAAGGAGTAGCTGTGGGAAGAAGCTTTGCGATGTTCAAGAACTACAGCATAGATGGAAACAAAGAAATGATAGCGTTTGGAATGATGAACATCGTTGGTTCCCTCACATCTTGTTACCTCACAACTGGTATACACACAATCACATATGGCTTCTAAATTATCACATTAAGTATATGTAATGTGAAAATAATTGTGTTTCAATAATAATGACGACGTACCACACTATTAGGACAGTTTTCGAGATCGGCGGTGAACTTCAACGCGGGTTGCAAGACCATCGTGTCGAATATAGTGATGGCAATTGCGGTTATGTTCATACTGCTCTTCCTCACGCCTCTTTTCTACTACACACCACTCGTCGTCCTCTCCTCCATCATCATGGTTGCAATGCTAGGACTCATTGACTACCAAGCTGCAATTCATCTCTGGAAAGTCGACAAATTTGATTTCCTCGTCTGCATGAGCGCCTACTTTGGGGTAGTATTCGGTAGTGTAGAGATCGGACTTGTTATCGCAGTAAGTATATACTTTATTGCGGAAATTACGTACTCTTCATTAGAAAATGATATATATATATATATATATATATATATATATATATATATAAATACTTTTAAAAATGTGATTGTTAACTGTCATGAAGGTGGCTATCAATAGCAAGGTTGTTGCTATTCGTGTCAAGGCCGAGGACTGCGGTGAAGGGAAACATACCAAACAGCATGATTTATAGGAACAATGAGCAGTATCCTTACTCAAGAACCGTTCCTGGTCTTCTCATCTTAGAGATTGATGCTCCCATCTACTTTGTCAACGCTGGTTACTTGCGTGAGAGGTAACTTTAACCCTAATTCATATTTTTATGTCAAGGATGCAGGATGCCCTATGAATTAATTATGTTTGCCATTCATTACACAGAATCACAAGGTGGGTCGATGAAGAGGAAGAGAGGGTCAAAACATCAGGAGAAAACAGTTTACAATATGTTATACTCGATATGTCGGGTAATTAATTACATAACTCGATTTTATCTGACCCAATAGTGACAGTGTTGTCTTAGAACAAAAGGCTTACTATGTATATGTGTGTGTCAAACATAAAACAGCTGTTGGCAATATCGACACGAGTGGTATAAGCATGATGGAGGAAATTAAGAAAATCATGGATAGAAGAGAGTTAAAGGTAAACGACCGCTCCTTAATCATGTAGCAAGTAGACGTTTGCTACTTTCTTTAGGATATTTTGCCATTAATTTCTTCGCATTATCCTTTTTGTTGCGCTTTGATCTATGTGTGTTCATATGATTTAGACTTCGTGTATGTGATTGAATGCGATTCTTAAACGTAAAATGCAAAGAGACTTTGTTTGCCCAGTTCGCTTTCGCTACGTCAGGGGGAGAGGCTCTGCTCTCCAATCCACTAAGCTTTCATTGCAGTTTACAATACAAGTTCGTACAAGATTCTATCAAACATTAACTTCGAATCTTGTTGTTTCAGGATATGGATCTTATCTTGCGGTGAAGAAGAGCTCAGCACGAACAACCATGTCACGCCTCTGCAACACAGCGCTCGCCGGAGAATCACCGGAGAAGACGATCACCCTCGTTACTCTCTCTGCTCTGATCAACCTTCAAGATCAGTACGTTATGTTACTTCCGTTACAACTAAACTACGACGTCTTTATAACATAAGCTCGAACTGAGCTTAACCTGCAGCTTCAGCCCAATAATAATTCAGAAGCCCAAACACTTAAGCCCATTAGACGATCGGGATGTAGCCACAAAACCCACAATTCTCCACCTTGGCGTAATCCGACAATCTTCAGTTCTCAGACAGCTTACCTTGTAACCTACCAGAAACCATCACCGAACATCTTCGTCCCTCTCCTTTTCGATTCCTTAATCGAACAAACATCAGATCAACTCCACCTCAAAGATAATTCCATCTTCTATCTCTCTTCCGCAGAAACCAAGAACCTGAATCAACGAACCCTCTGTTCTTTTATTTATCTCCACTTTTTTTTTTCTGCGACTCCGCCAACGATATCTTCTCAACCTCCAAGAAAATCACGACGACCTTCGATCTGATCAATCACTGTAACACTCAGCTCATGTAATTACATCCCAGACCCCTTTGTCACAACCAAGATCACAATCTTCTCTTATTTTCCGATTCCTCTGTGGATTAATCAAAACCTCTTTGACTAACTCACCTTTCATTTTCACTCTGAGGTAACGAATCAGAGCTCCTCAGCAGTGACCAACTCTTTCTGACTATCACTCGCGCACCTTGACAGACACTAGAGCCTTCTCCAATGTCTTTCCAGGTACACTCTTTGTTAGAATATCTACTAGATTTAGGCTTGTATGAACATTCACAACTGACACGCTTCTGTTAGCAATCACATCTCTTATGAAATTGAACTTAGTGTGAATATGCTTAGTTCTCTCATGGTAACCACCATTCTTAGCTAAGAATATAGCCAACTGAGAATCACAATTGATCTTTACTGCTCCTTGATCAAACTCTAGATCCTCGCACACACCTTTAAGCCACAAAGCTTCCTTAGCTGATTCATTTAAAGACATGTATTCTGATTCTGTAGTTGACAAAGCCACAATAGGTTGTAGTCCTGACCTCCAACTGATAGTGTTGCCTCCACTTGAAACAAGTAGCCAGTAACTGATCTGCTCCTATCACGATCAGTTGCATAGTCTGCTATCCCTCTACCTTGAATTCACTTCCACGAGTAAACCATAGGCCAAAATCAGTAGTTCCACGAACATATCTTAGAATCCATTTCACTGCCTCCCAATGTTGTCTTCCTGGATTTCTCATGAATCTACTTACAACTCCAACAGCATGAGCTATATCTGGTCTTGTTCCCACCATAGCGTACATTAAACTTCCGACTGCACTAGTATAGGGAACATTGAACATTAGTCTCGCTTCTATCTCTGTTTCCTTCTCTCCAAAACTCTTCAATCTGAACTGCGAACCCAAAGGAGTAGTAACAGCTTTGCAGTCAGTCATATTGATGGTTGAGAGTACCTTTCAAGGTATTTTCCCTGAGATAGCTTCAATGTTCCTGCTTTCCTGTCTCTGAAAATATCCATTCCTAGAATTCTTGTAGCAGCTCCAAGATCCTTCATCTCGAACTCACTACTCAGTCTAGCTTTAAGATCCTTGATCACTTCCATAGTTTTAGAAACCACAAGCATATCATCGACATACAATAGCAGATATATTCTCTCAGAAACCCTTGTACCACTGATGTAGACACACTGATCATACGGACTCTGCCTGAACCCTTGTTGCTTCATGAAACTGTCAAACCTCTTGTTCCACTGTCTCAGCGCCTGCTTGAGACCATAAAGCGGCTTTTTCAACAGACAAACCATATCTTTTCCTTTGACCTCATAACTTTCTGGTTGTTCCATATAGATCTCCTCCTCTAGAGTTCCATTTAAGAAAGCTGTCTTCACATCTAGTTGCTCTAGGTGTAGATCTTCCTTAACCACCAAAGATAGAATAAGCCTGATAGAAACGTGTTTCACCAAAGGTGCAAACACTTCGTTGTAATCAATACCTTTTACCTGTGAGTAACCTTTTGCAACCAATCTCGATTTAAATCTAAAATCTTCCACTCCTGGAATGCCTGGTTTCTTCTTGTAGACCCACTTACAACCAATAACTCTCTTCTTAACAGGCTTTTCTACAATGTCCCAAGTCTTGTTTTTATTAAGCGAATCCATCTCTTCATCATTGGCTAAACCCCACTGAATTCTCTCTTTAGATCTCATCGCTTCCTGATACGACTTAGGTTCATCATTCTCAATATCACTCGCAGCAGATAGAGCATAAGCTACTACATCAAAATCATCATATTTCGATGGTAGCTTTGTCTCTCTGCGCTTTCTATCTCTCGCCAAGACATAGTGATCTAGATCTTCCTTCTCAGTTTCTTCCCTCTGATCAGCCAATTCATCCTCTGAAACTGAAACTGCTCCACCTGAAACTGAACTTTCTGGAGTCACTGAAGTCGAAGCCTCTGAATCATGTAGACTTCTAGAAGGACCTTGTACCAAATTTTCACTGAATGTCTCTTTCTTTTTAGTACATTCCTGAATAGACTTCCCTTTATCCACATCAGACAAAACACTTTGAATCTTCAGAGTTCCTGAATTCTTAGAAGCTTCTTTGAAAACTTCTTCCTCGTGAAATACGACATTTCTGCTTATAGTGCATATTTCTTCTTTTGGTAACCACACTCTGAACCCCTTAGTTCCTTGTGGATAACCTACAAAGAAACCTTTAACCGCTCTAGGGCTCGTCTTAGCACATTTGGTATGAACATAGGCTGCACATCCAAACCTCCTCAAATGCTTTAACCCTGGCTTAGAACCTGACCACAACTCTTCTAGAAGCTTGTACTCAATAGCTGAACTCGGAGAACGATTTATCAGATAGACAGCAGTAGATGCGGCTTTTGCCTAAAATCTCTCCTCCATTCCACTCTCAGCTAATGTACATCTCACTTTCTCCATAATGGTGCGATTCATCCTCTCTGAAACCCCATTCTGTTGAGGCGTATAAGCACACGTTCGATGTCTCTTGATTCCTGCAGTTTTACAGAACTGATCAAACTTGCAGTTACAATACTCCAAACCATTGTCAGTTCTCAAGCACTTTAACTTCTTCCCTGTCTGAGTTTCAACTTCTGCAATCCATTCTTTAAACTTCTCAAATGCCTCATCTTTAGATTTAAGAAAATAGATCCAGTCCTTTCTCGAATAATCATCAATGAATGTGATGAAATATTTCTTCTGAGGCAAACTTGAAACCACCGAAGGAGAACCCCACAAATCTGAGTGGACATACTCAAGAACTTCCTTTGAAGTATGTCTTCCCTTCTTGAAACTCTGCTTATGTGCTTTTCCGAACACACAATCTTCACAAAATCCTAGCGCATCCACATCCTTAGCTTCAAGATAACCTTCTTTAACAAGCTAGTCCAGACCTTTCTGACTTATGTGTCCCAACCTAGAATGCCACTTCTTTATCGATGTAACCTTGGAGATTGCTGAGTGACTCTCACCTTTGAGAACAGTTCCTTCCAAGTAATACAACCCATCTGTACACTTTCCAGACAAAACTTCAACACCATCTTTGAAGAATTTCACTCTGTAATCACCTCCTTCATAAGTACATCCCGACTTCTCAAGACATCCAAACGATATTAAATTCCTGCCCATTGTTGGCATAAACTTCACATCTGTTAGAATCACGATCGAGCCATCTGATCCTCTTATACAAATTTTCTCAACTCCTTCAATCCCACTGAAAGTGTTATTCCTCATTAACACTTTTTCTCCACTTGCTTCCTTCAAATCAAACAAAACCTCCTTGTTTGGAGTGATATGAAAGCTAGCTCCTGAGTCTAGCACCCTCTCATCTCTCGTGTTTTGCTGAGTGACTCTCACCTTTGAGAACAGTTCCTTCCAAGTAATACAGCCCATCTGTATACTTTCCAGACAAAACTTCAACACCATCTTTGAAGAATTTCACTATGTAATCACCTCCTTCATAAGTACATCCCGACTTCTCAAGACATCCAAACGAGATTAAATTCCTGCCCATTGTTGGCATAAACTTCAAATCTGTTAGAATCA
Proteins encoded in this window:
- the LOC106338693 gene encoding sulfate transporter 3.1-like, whose product is MERNYSKRCVIVQIGNLKKGLNPLSMSDLFFTSPYMSTALKTGLITGIIALAEGVAVGRSFAMFKNYSIDGNKEMIAFGMMNIVGSLTSCYLTTGQFSRSAVNFNAGCKTIVSNIVMAIAVMFILLFLTPLFYYTPLVVLSSIIMVAMLGLIDYQAAIHLWKVDKFDFLVCMSAYFGVVFGSVEIGLVIAVSIYFIAEITWLSIARLLLFVSRPRTAVKGNIPNSMIYRNNEQYPYSRTVPGLLILEIDAPIYFVNAGYLRERITRWVDEEEERVKTSGENSLQYVILDMSAVGNIDTSGISMMEEIKKIMDRRELKFAFATSGGEALLSNPLSFHCRYGSYLAVKKSSARTTMSRLCNTALAGESPEKTITLVTLSALINLQDQYVMLLPLQLNYDVFIT